A segment of the Candidatus Hinthialibacter antarcticus genome:
GCCGGACCTGGGGACGTCGCCGATCTTGAGTTTGTATCTCTGGTTTGATGAAGAAGTCGCTGATGAAGATTTCTGCTGTCTTCAACAATCGACCTTTGAATGGGCGTTTCACCGCAAGCGATTTATGAACGAGGGCGAACACGCGAAGCCTTGCGTGTGCCTGGTCGCCAGCGCGGCCCGGCGCCTGGACGGGCTTTCACGCGAGGAGATCATCCGCCGCGGCATGGACGACCTGCGCCGCGCGTATGGGACGCGCGTCCCCGAACAGCCGACGCAAGCGACGGTGTTTTGGGAAAAAGAAGCGACCTTCTCTTGTACGCCGGAGAACAACAAAAAACGCCCAGCGGCCAAGACGGCGTTGAAGAATTTTTTCCTGGCGGGCGATTGGACGCAGACCGGACTGCCCGCAACCATCGAAGGCGCCGTGCGCAGCGGCAATAACGCCGCAAAAGCCGCGTTGACTTACCTCAAAGAAAAAGAACGCTCGCGGTTTTAGTCATCGCTGTTTCATTCGGTCTTGTAGAGATGGAGGCGTCTTTTATTGCTTCGGTGCGGGCTTATCGCCCCGCCTCGTTAATCACTAGGGATTTTCATTTGACTTACTTGATGCATCATTTATGATGCTCTTACCCATCCTGGTCGTTCTCACCCGTGTAACCAAAATATTCCGAACAAATTAAAGGATAGTAAATGAAGAACCTTGCCCTTACTCGCAATATGCTTTTTACAGCAATGACATTTTTAATCGTGGCCGTTTGTCTTACTGCCGACGCAAGCAATCAATGGGACCGTTTTCGCGGGCCGAATGGAAGCGGCGTAGCAGAAGGTGCGAACCCGCCTGTCGAATTTGGAGCAGACAAAAATCTTCAGTGGAAGGCCGAGTTGCCCAAAGGCCAATCGTCGCCTGTGATGTGGAACGATAAGATTTTTATCACCGGATTCGAAGATTCAAAATTGATCACTGTTTGTATTGACCGCAAAACAGGCAATGCGCTTTGGAAGAAAGCCTTTGCCGTCGACAAGGTTGAATCTCATCATTCTCAAAACAGCCCGGCGAGTTCGTCGCCCGCCGTTGATAGCGAACATGTGTATATCTATTTCGGGTCTTATGGAATGCTGTGTTACGACCATGACGGCGCCGAAGTCTGGACGACGCCGGTCCGTACGCCGATGAACATGCACGGTACGGCGACCTCTCCGGTACTGTACAAAGATTTCGTCTACTTGATTCACGACAGCCTCGACGGCGACTCGTATCTCTTAGCGTTAAACAAAAACGACGGCTCAGAGGCATGGAAAGCCAAGCGCGAAGTCTATAACCCCAACTGGTCGACGCCCTTGCTCTGGAGCAAAGGCTCCGGCGATGAACTGATTGTCTTAGGCGGCGGGCGCCTGACTTCGTACGACCCGCTTTCCGGCGAAGAACATTGGACGGTGGACGGGTTCGGCGCGGCGATCCCCATCCCAATCGTGGGCGGCGACTATTTGTTAGCCAGTACGTTGTCTGCCACAGAATCTGACTCAAAAGTAAATTATTTTTCGTGGAACTATTTTGTGAAATTCGATGAGAATGGCGACCAGTTGGTTTCCGCCGAAGAGATTCCCGATGACGTTATGATTACAATGGACCCCGATTTGCCTGAGGGTAAAATGCCCGCCGAAGGCATTATTGAATGGGTGGATCGCGACCAGAGCCGTTCAATGTCAGAAGAAGAACTGACCAATTTTATTAACCTGGTTTCATTGAATGTGCGCTCGTCAATCAAAGCGGTGAAGTCTGACGGCAAAGGGAAGAACGAAGTGGTTTGGAAATATGAACGCTCGATTCCTTACATGCCTTCCAGCATCTATGTCGACGGTCTCGTCTATCTCTGCAAGGCGGGCGGGGTTGTTACATGCCTGGACGCAAAAACCGGCGAAGAGGTCTATCGAAAACGATTGGGCGTCAAGGAAAATTATTCGTCGTCTCCTGTCTCCGCGAACGGGCGTATTTATATCTCATCACAGGCTGGAAAAATCACCGCATTCACAACAGGTCGCGAGCCGGAAGTTTTAGGGACGAACGATTTGGGCGAAGGCGTCAACGCGACGCCGATGATTGCAGACGACGCAATCTATGTGAGAACCGAAACCGCCTTATGGGCGTTTGGTAAATGATTGTTTGAAAGAGGATTTGGGCAGTGAGGCTTCGGGTGCGCTTACCGCACAGTATTTTGTCAAACCCTCTTAGGCGCTGGTTAAATCATCAGGCTTGGGCGCATCTTCCGTGAGGGCTTTCATGCCCTTAAGCAAGAGACGCACCCAAGCCTGTTATTTTTTTACGATAGAAGAATCTGAAATGGTATTCCATTTGACGCGAGTCGTTATTTGGTGATATCTTCCGCAATGGGAGAGTTCACCATGAAACGAAAGTACATCATCGAAGCCAGCATCGCGGGAGTTGTGCTTGCTATTATATTTGCCTTAACGATCCCGCATTTTCTTCATGTTCAAGCGCAAGGTAAGGCAGCCGCGATGCAAGCGTTTGGGAACCAAATCATTGATTCGATTGTAAAAGACAAAACTCATTTACATCAATTGATGAATAAAATGAGTCAGGGGCAGGTTTTTGAAGGGAGTTCTACTTACCATCAAAGAAATGCTAGTAGAGGGCAACATTATTCAAAAACGTATGGGATTTATATAGAAAACAATTTTGTGGCTGATGTGTTTCCTGATATTGAGAAATTGAATTGGGACTATAGCAATATTGGGATATCGGTTGTGTGTGCATATCCTTATGAATCAAACGGTATTAAGCATGAATCTGATTTTGAACAAGAACCTTTTTTAGTTTGGGTTGCAATTTGTGTTGGAAGAGAACTGAAGTTTCCGCCGCGCAAGTTTTTTAATGTGGAAGTCGGCGATGATGAATTCATGCAATTAAATAGGACCCATATTCCCTATAGCCCGTCAAATGGTCTCGACAGTTATGGCGAGTTTCTTTCGAGTACGGAGCCGTTCTGGCCTAAAAAGAAACCTGCATTCATGGAGCCGTCGCCGGAAGATGAGTGACTTTAAGGCAACTTCTCGCGGTAGGCTTTTTTTGTGTATAATCAACTCATGAAGTAAACAGTTGAATGGACTTGCCGATATGAATGCGAATGCAGAAAAAATTATGTTAGAAGCGCTCGAGTTGCCCCCTGGCGTTCGCGCGCTGATTGTGGAAAAACTGATCGAGAGTTTAGACGCCGCCCCGACGACTGAACTTTCGCCCGAATGGAAAGCCGAGATTCAAAAACGTTGTCAAGAAATTGATCGCGGCGCGGTTGAACTTCGCGATGTAGATGACGTGTTTAAGCAAGCGGCTCAGTCGTTGCCATGAAGAAAACCGTTTTTCATCCAGACGCCCAAACAGAAATGACTGAAGCGGCGATCTATTACGAATCTCTCCAACAAAACCTCGGCAAACGCTTTCTCGCCTCCGTCAAAGACAGCATCCATCGCGTCCAAATCAATCCTGTGTTATATCCTGTAATTGAACTTGATGTCCGGCGGTGTCTTGTTCGTCCATTTCCCTTCGGCGTCATGTATCGAGATATGCCCGGCAAGATTATTGTCGTCGCCGTGATGCACCTTCACCGGGAACCCGGTTATTGGAAAGACCGGAAAAACTAAAATAAACCTTATAACTTGCTAAAGATTGTCATGAATTTGGCGGAAAATACTTGACAGAGTCAACTAATGCAGCCAAAATAGTTGACATGGTCAAGTTTTTTTTAGACGCCCCAGGCTGATCCACAAGAGATTCACGATGGACCGGTATCGCGCTTGACCACTTAAACCAAGAAAATTCAGATAATAGTAACGTATAAAGGAGTCAGTTGATGTCCTCATCTAACGAAACCATCCAGGACGCGCTACAAGAATATAAATACGGTTTCGTCACCGATGTCGAAGTGGAAGCGTTCCCAAAAGGGATCAACGAAGACATCGTCCGCATGATATCGGCCAAGAAAAACGAGCCGGAATTCATGTTGGAGTGGCGTTTGAAGGCTTTTCGCCATTGGTTGGAGATGAAAGAGCCGCAATGGCCCCATTTTAAGTACGGCCCTATCGACTACCAGGACGCCTACTACTACGCCGCGCCTAAATCAGACAAAGACAAGCCCAAAAGCCTGGATGAAGTTGATCCTGAGATTTTAGAAACCTACAACAAACTCGGCATCCCGCTGAAAGAACAAGAAGTGCTGGCGGGGGTTGCTGTGGATGCGGTGTTTGACAGTGTGTCTGTCCATACATCGTATAAAGAGAAACTCGCAGAGTTGGGCATTATCTTCTGCTCGTTCTCAGAAGCCGTTTTGAATCATCCCGACCTGGTGAAGAAATACCTGGGTACGGTGGTTCCGTATACGGACAACTTCTATGCGACGCTCAACTCCGCCGCATTCAGCGATGGCTCGTTTGTGTATGTGCCGAAGGGCGTACGCTGTCCGATGGAGCTCTCGACCTATTTTCGTATTAACGCCGAAAATACCGGACAGTTTGAGCGGACGCTGATCATCGCCGATGAGGGTTCGTATGTCAGTTATCTCGAAGGCTGCACCGCGCCGCAACGCAGCACCCAGCAGCTACACGCCGCAGTGGTCGAACTGGTTGCGCTCAAAGGCTCGACCATCAAGTATTCGACCGTACAGAATTGGTACCCCGGCGATAAAGACGGCAACGGCGGCATTCTTAACTTCGTCACCAAGCGCGGCAAGGCGCTGGAAGATTCGAAAATCTCGTGGACGCAGGTCGAAACCGGTTCTGCGATTACGTGGAAATACCCCAGCTGCATCTTGCAGGGCGATAACGCAGTCGGTGAGTTTTATTCCGTTGCGTTGGCCAATAATCACCAGCAGGCCGATACCGGGACGAAGATGGTGCACATCGGCAAGAACACCAAGAGCACCATTATCTCAAAAGGCATTTCCGCCGGGCAGGGACAAAATACCTACCGCGGCCAAGTCAAGATCATGAAGAACGCCGACGGCGCCCGCAACTATACCCAGTGCGACTCGATGTTGATGGGCGACCGCTGCGGAGCGCATACGTTCCCGTATATTGACGTACACAACAACACCGCTCACATCGAGCACGAAGCGACTACATCGAAGATCGGCGAAGACCAGATTTTCTATTGCCAACAGCGCGGGCTTTCGGAAGAAGATGCGGTCAACCTCATCGTTAACGGCTTTTGTAAGGAAGTGTTTCGCGAATTGCCGATGGAATTCGCCGTCGAAGCGCAGAAACTTCTCAGCATCAGCCTCGAAGGCAGCGTCGGGTGATTTCACCCTTTCTTAAGCGATGGCGTAGTTCCTTCTCCCTCTGGGAGAAGGTTAGGATGAGGGTTAAAAAAGTTGCATTGTGAAAGTGCAATGTAAGCCCTCACCCCAGCCCTCTCCCAGTGGGAGAGGGAGCCGAGTGTGCGACTTAGCCCCACTTTTTAAGGGGAATGGCGCTGCAGGGGCAGGGGTAAATAGCGAAAGACAATCAAAAATATTGAAATCATACGGAGACAAAGACATGTTGTTAGACATTAAAAACCTTCATGCCTCAATCGACGGCAAGGAAATTTTGAAGGGCGTGAACCTGACCGTAAACCCCGGCGAAGTACACGCCATCATGGGGCCGAACGGCTCCGGCAAAAGTACGCTCTCGCAGGTGCTGGCGGGCAACGACGCCTACGAAGTCACGGCGGGCGAAATCATGTTCAATGGAAAAGACCTGCTCGAATTGGAACCGGACGAACGCGCCTGCGAAGGCATCTTTATGGCGTTTCAATATCCGGTTGAGATTCCCGGTGTGCAGAACAATTACTTTTTGAAGACCGCTTACAATGCGATTCGCAAATATCGCGGCCAAGAGGAAGTCGATGCGGTGACGTTTATCAAATTGCTGAAAGAAAAAGCCAAACTGGTTGATCTTGATGACAAACTGATGAAGCGAAATGTCAACGAAGGCTTCTCGGGCGGCGAAAAAAAGCGCAATGAGATTTTCCAAATGGCGGTGTTGGACCCTCTTTTGGCGGTGCTGGATGAAACCGATTCCGGCCTCGACGTTGACGCGTTGCGCACGGTCGCGGGCGGCGTGGATAAATTGCGCGACGACAAGCGCGGCATTATTTGCATCACCCACTATCAGCGCATCCTCAATTATCTGGAGCCGGACATTGTTCACATTCTCGCCAATGGCAAGATTGTGCGCACCGGCGGCAGCGACCTTGCCCATGAAGTCGAAGCGAAGGGCTACGCCTGGTTAGACGAAGGCGCAGCGTAAGAAGTCCCGAAACGCGAACCTCGATGGAGACTGTTTGACTATGTGCGCACAATCCACAACGGAATTACAAGAAGCCAAGGCGCCTTACAAGGCGGCGTTTGAGGCCCTTTCAAAAAATATAACGGGTCAGGAACCCTCCTGGTTGTCGGAGATTCGCAAAGAGGCGTTCAGCCGCTTTGATGAACTCGGCTTTCCCACGACCCGGCAGGAAGAATGGCGCTTTACCAACGTCCGCGCTTTGGCGGCGCAGGAATTTTCCATTGCGGAAGAGGCCGCGTCCTATCCGAAGGACGCGTTTCTGGCTGCTTCCGTCCCGGCGCAAGACGCCTATCGTCTTGTGTTCGTGAATGGTTTATTCTCGA
Coding sequences within it:
- the sufC gene encoding Fe-S cluster assembly ATPase SufC, which codes for MLLDIKNLHASIDGKEILKGVNLTVNPGEVHAIMGPNGSGKSTLSQVLAGNDAYEVTAGEIMFNGKDLLELEPDERACEGIFMAFQYPVEIPGVQNNYFLKTAYNAIRKYRGQEEVDAVTFIKLLKEKAKLVDLDDKLMKRNVNEGFSGGEKKRNEIFQMAVLDPLLAVLDETDSGLDVDALRTVAGGVDKLRDDKRGIICITHYQRILNYLEPDIVHILANGKIVRTGGSDLAHEVEAKGYAWLDEGAA
- a CDS encoding PQQ-binding-like beta-propeller repeat protein; the protein is MKNLALTRNMLFTAMTFLIVAVCLTADASNQWDRFRGPNGSGVAEGANPPVEFGADKNLQWKAELPKGQSSPVMWNDKIFITGFEDSKLITVCIDRKTGNALWKKAFAVDKVESHHSQNSPASSSPAVDSEHVYIYFGSYGMLCYDHDGAEVWTTPVRTPMNMHGTATSPVLYKDFVYLIHDSLDGDSYLLALNKNDGSEAWKAKREVYNPNWSTPLLWSKGSGDELIVLGGGRLTSYDPLSGEEHWTVDGFGAAIPIPIVGGDYLLASTLSATESDSKVNYFSWNYFVKFDENGDQLVSAEEIPDDVMITMDPDLPEGKMPAEGIIEWVDRDQSRSMSEEELTNFINLVSLNVRSSIKAVKSDGKGKNEVVWKYERSIPYMPSSIYVDGLVYLCKAGGVVTCLDAKTGEEVYRKRLGVKENYSSSPVSANGRIYISSQAGKITAFTTGREPEVLGTNDLGEGVNATPMIADDAIYVRTETALWAFGK
- a CDS encoding addiction module protein yields the protein MNANAEKIMLEALELPPGVRALIVEKLIESLDAAPTTELSPEWKAEIQKRCQEIDRGAVELRDVDDVFKQAAQSLP
- the sufB gene encoding Fe-S cluster assembly protein SufB; translation: MSSSNETIQDALQEYKYGFVTDVEVEAFPKGINEDIVRMISAKKNEPEFMLEWRLKAFRHWLEMKEPQWPHFKYGPIDYQDAYYYAAPKSDKDKPKSLDEVDPEILETYNKLGIPLKEQEVLAGVAVDAVFDSVSVHTSYKEKLAELGIIFCSFSEAVLNHPDLVKKYLGTVVPYTDNFYATLNSAAFSDGSFVYVPKGVRCPMELSTYFRINAENTGQFERTLIIADEGSYVSYLEGCTAPQRSTQQLHAAVVELVALKGSTIKYSTVQNWYPGDKDGNGGILNFVTKRGKALEDSKISWTQVETGSAITWKYPSCILQGDNAVGEFYSVALANNHQQADTGTKMVHIGKNTKSTIISKGISAGQGQNTYRGQVKIMKNADGARNYTQCDSMLMGDRCGAHTFPYIDVHNNTAHIEHEATTSKIGEDQIFYCQQRGLSEEDAVNLIVNGFCKEVFRELPMEFAVEAQKLLSISLEGSVG